GTGGAAAAGAATTGGGTCTTGACATCAGGAAGGCCGCTGGAATCTTCCTTTCCCGCCCTTTTTCCAATACGCACTGCTGGATCGAGTTCAAGGCGTCCGGGGAATGGCGCCCGGCCGATCCGTTCTTCCTCACCGCGCTCAGCCGCTGGGGAATTCTGGACCCGGCGGAATGGCCCGTGCACCGCTCCCCCGAGGGGGCCTACTGGAAACTGAGCACGGAGTTGGAAAGCTATGTCACGCATCAGGGCGTGGGGCAGCTTCCCTCTTTTCTGACCAGGTAGAAGGAGATGCGACATGGGGACCGTGTACGACTGGCTGGCCGCTTCGCTCGTGGAGCGATTGAAGGTCGATCCGGATCTCATCAGACCCGGGGAGTTGTTCCGCGACATCGGTCTGGATTCGCTGTCCCAGTTGGAGGTCCTCATCTGGGCGAGCGACGCGTACGACGTGGACCTGGATCCGAACGACCTGCCGGACACCGTCGGCGGGTTGGCCGAGAAGATCGAGGAGCTGCGCAGCTGATGCCGGCCTCGTATGCGTCCGGAGTCTCCGTCACGGGCATGGGTGTGATCAGCTCGGCCGGCGTCGGCCTGACGGACAACTGGAAAACCCTGTGCGAAGGGCGGTCCCGGGCCGCCGCCGACCCGCTCCTCGGGAACGCACCGTCCAGCATGTCGTGCCGCGTTCCGCCGTTCGACGAACGGGCCCTGCTCCCTGACGACGTGGTGTGGCGTACGGATCGCTTCATCCATCTCGCCCTCGTGGCGGCTCGGGAAGCCGTGGCGGACGCGGCGATCGACCGCGACGGCTGGGATCCGGCGCGCATCGCCGTGGTGATGGGTGTGGTCACATCCAGTACGGAGCACTTCGCCACGCACTACGCGGCCCTCGCCGCGGGCCGGGAACGCCGCATCTCCCCGCTCTCCATGCCGCGCAGTCTGCCGAACATGGCCGCCGCCGAGATCTCCCGGGATTTCGGGACCCACGGCCCCACCTTCTGCGTCTCCACCGCCTGCGCCTCGGGCTCCACCGCCATCTCGACAGCCGCCCTGCTGCTCGGCGCGGGACTGGCCGATGTGGTGATCGCGGGAGGTGCCGAGGCCGCCTCGGACCGTATGGTCCACGCGATGTTCGCGCAGATGCGCACGCTCTCCCAGCGCGGTGAGGACCCGGCGGCCGCGTCCCGCCCGTTCGACCGGGACCGTGACGGCTTCGTCCTGGGCGAGGGGGCCGCAGTGATGGTCCTGGAGCGCACGGAGGACGCCCGTCGGCGCGGGGCGAGAGTCCGTGCCCGTCTCACCGGACACGGGAGTTCCAGCGACGCCCATCACAGTACGGGCCCGCATCCCGACGGTGTCGGCGCGGAACTCGCGATCCGCAACGCCCTCGACATGGCGGGCAACGGCACTGCCGACATCGACCACATCAACGCTCACGGCACATCGACCAGGGCGAACGACCTCATGGAAGGCAGGGTCCTGGACCGTCTTTTCCCCCAGGCGCCGCCGGTGACCGCGAACAAGGGGGTGATCGGCCACTGTCTCGGAGCCGGCGGCGCGATCGAGGCCGTCTTCACCGTGCTCTCCCTGGAGCATCAGCTCATCCCGCCGACCGCCAACCACCTGGGGCAGGACCCCGGCCTTTCCCTCGACATGGTGACCGGATCACCGCGGACCGCCTCCCTGGAGCGGGCCCTCAGTACGTCCTTCGGTTTCGGCGGACAGAACTGTGCCCTGTTGTTCGAGAGGAACGCTCCGTAGCGCAGCCGAGAAAGGCGGATCACTCCTACGACGGCACGGCGGCCGGAGCCGGCCCGACCAGCTCGGTCAGTACGTCCTCCATCGTCACGAACCCGAGGACGGCCCCCTTCTCCCCGGTCACGGCGGCCAGATGGCTGCCGTCGGCGCGCAGGGCGGTGAGGGTGTCGTCCAGCGGGGTGTCGATGCGGACCCGGGTGACCGGGTGCAGGGCGGTGCGCGGGAAGGGACGGTCGCGGTCGGCGTTGCCGAGGGTGTCCTTGATGTGCAGGTAGCCGAGGAGGGTGCCCTGCGGGCCGGTGACCGGGAAGCGGGAGTAGCCCGCCTCGGCGGCCACCCGCTCCAGCCGGGCCGGGGTGACCGAGGCGTCGACGGTGCGCATCCGCTGAACCGGGACGAGGATCTCGCCGACCGGGCGGGTGCCCAGCTCCAGGGCGTCCCGCAGCCGTTCGCCGTCGGCCGGCGAGAGCAGTCCGGCCTCGCTCGCGTCGAGGACCATCCGGGCCAGCTGGTCGTCGGTGAAGACGGACTCCACCTCGTCCTTCGGTTCGACCCGCAGCAGCTTCAGCAGGGTGTTGGCGAAGGCGTTGATGCCGAACACGACCGGCCGCAGCAGCCGGGTGAGCGCCACCAGCGGCGGGCCGAGCACCAGCGCGGTCG
This DNA window, taken from Streptomyces sp. NBC_00663, encodes the following:
- a CDS encoding beta-ketoacyl-[acyl-carrier-protein] synthase family protein, encoding MPASYASGVSVTGMGVISSAGVGLTDNWKTLCEGRSRAAADPLLGNAPSSMSCRVPPFDERALLPDDVVWRTDRFIHLALVAAREAVADAAIDRDGWDPARIAVVMGVVTSSTEHFATHYAALAAGRERRISPLSMPRSLPNMAAAEISRDFGTHGPTFCVSTACASGSTAISTAALLLGAGLADVVIAGGAEAASDRMVHAMFAQMRTLSQRGEDPAAASRPFDRDRDGFVLGEGAAVMVLERTEDARRRGARVRARLTGHGSSSDAHHSTGPHPDGVGAELAIRNALDMAGNGTADIDHINAHGTSTRANDLMEGRVLDRLFPQAPPVTANKGVIGHCLGAGGAIEAVFTVLSLEHQLIPPTANHLGQDPGLSLDMVTGSPRTASLERALSTSFGFGGQNCALLFERNAP
- a CDS encoding hemolysin family protein, coding for MTVLQLLIGALTLLTNAFFVGGEFALISVRRSQIEPRAKEGDKRARMTLWGLEHLSAMMATAQLGITVSSLVLGAVAEPAIAQLLEPGFEAAHIPHGLVHPIAFVIALALATYLHMLIGEMVPKNIALAAPVATALVLGPPLVALTRLLRPVVFGINAFANTLLKLLRVEPKDEVESVFTDDQLARMVLDASEAGLLSPADGERLRDALELGTRPVGEILVPVQRMRTVDASVTPARLERVAAEAGYSRFPVTGPQGTLLGYLHIKDTLGNADRDRPFPRTALHPVTRVRIDTPLDDTLTALRADGSHLAAVTGEKGAVLGFVTMEDVLTELVGPAPAAVPS
- a CDS encoding acyl carrier protein, which produces MGTVYDWLAASLVERLKVDPDLIRPGELFRDIGLDSLSQLEVLIWASDAYDVDLDPNDLPDTVGGLAEKIEELRS